In Spea bombifrons isolate aSpeBom1 chromosome 5, aSpeBom1.2.pri, whole genome shotgun sequence, the sequence TTATTCACAAGCCGGGGGTTTAGTTGTACGAGATCCTTCctagatttaatatttaatttaaagaattataaaaaaattaaattaaattacttttttactgGAAATTTAttcctatttattttaaaataatttttaaaataaatatattcctatttattttaaaataaatttaaaaatccaaaaacaccgtatatatatttatcaatatcTATCAATCTATAAACTGCAGCTAATAGAATATATACGGTAACGGGGCTCACATATATTTATCTTAATTACAGAAATGACGCATTTTTTGTTGGCTATCGCAAGCAAGCATTTTGTTAAAAACTTACAGCATTTTTGTTAaaactttttgtttcatttgaaaTTATTTGTCCAAACAATAAGAActgtatttctgtaaaaaaaaaaataaaaaaaataaaatagaaagtttgattgaaattattttcattgaaaTAAATTTCAGCTAAGaattgaaaaaattaaaaaaaaactcactcgGACAGACTTCCCAGCACTCTCTTCACTCAAAAAGCACAtcacaaaatacaaaacagaatttattttaaaaaaaaaatcattaaatgcaaaaaaaaaaaaaagtcaatatgtTGAAACAGGTTTATTTTAGGGAGAAAAATGTCCAACACAAAAAAACGTTTCATTAAAAATCCGAGTGGGGGAGGGGAATCAAATGGCTTTTCTTTCGTTTTCTTTTATAATACTGTAATTAAGagcattttatacaaaaaaattgtaCTCGGCGACATGGatcttgaaacattttttttttttttttaaaaggcattGAAACTCCTAACACACTTTTCCATGGCTCAAATATCCCGCAgaacattggggggggggatcgatTATTGGAACGACTTCTACGTCAATACATTGTATCTGTAAATATCCGTGGTTTACTTCACGTGAAGCATTGTTTTtaatcgtttttttttattttttttttcagaaatattgtgCATAAGCATTtgaatttaaataacatttgtttCCCGAGGGTAAATTCATAAATAAGACAGTGCATAGAATACAGAGCAGCCTaataattcatttatatattactatattacccCCCCATGGGGGGGCATGTTAGAATGTACGTTTATTAcccaacatttttttgaaacgGCATAGATAATTTCTTAAAATCTCTATAAAACGACGGTAAGATGGATCCAGTTGATTCCTTTATATAGTGCATTAGGCTCGTCGACGTTAAATAAcatattcatttaaatattatttgcatGCGGTGACATACAAACTTTccttaagactttttttttttttttctttttcatttttaaatcacCAAGCAAAATataggcttaaaaaaaaaaaaagaaaaataataataataaaaaaaaacattaaaacgaaCTAAATTCTACAATATATACAAGCGGATGCTTTAACTCTTGGGGTGCCAGAAGGGTGTTCTGGGTGACCGACACCCCATCCCCTCTGCCACTCGAAGGGTTAAACCATATCCTTTATCTGGCTCAGATctcctggtttttttttcttgtttttttttaatataaataacaaaatatagaaCGGGGAAGTTCGTTACAATCtgtccctttttttattattttttttttcatgttggaAGTCCTTTGAttaaaaagtttttgttttttttgtattttaatttttcagtCCTATGTTCCAGCTGCTTGGTTGATATACGGTgtccaagaattttttttttttaagactttgagtgttttgggtcatttacAAGATgcaaattcagttttttttttttttttccttgcgaggaaaaaaaaatattcataaaagagcgtaaacaagcaaaaaaaaaacaaaaaaaatctacatcaTGCTTTCCTGTCTCGActagtataaaataatactttgGATTACCGTACATGACCTGCATGcaggattaatttaaaaaaaaaaaaaaaaaagtatatttaagaCCCAAAGTAATTGCACAGTTTTCAGCAGTTTCTAGAATTCCTATCTTCCCCTCATAGTCCTGGAGAAACGTCAGTGGTCTTCTCCGCTCTGACACGTCCTCGATGGCTTTCGCCGAATCTTAAGCCTGTCGTGGTTAAGACTTCGCCGATAGTTAAGACCGGGGGTTTGTGAATTAAAGTTTCTGGCTCGAGGAGCAGTCCCACTACATGGAGATAAATCGCTCTCCAGAAGGTCCATCTCTGGCTCATCTTATTTACAACGAAACGCGAAGGTCTGCAGGGCCAACGTCTGTAGAGATTCAGAGCCAAGTATTTTTTAAGGGACggcgaaaaaaaaacaaacaaaatacatattttgtttcgCCCTTAATCAGTCACAATACATGGTGAATGGATTAAATGGGTCATGATTTGGTGACGACAGCTTTAAAGAGAATGCATAAGTTATTGTAAGTTTGACCGTTTGTCCTTTACCTGGAGGAGCCTCTAGACTTCTGCAGTTTGGGGCAAGAGGTCCCGGGGTCTCACATGAAGAAGTCTGAAGACCCTTTGCCAGGGTTGGGCTGTGCGGGGGTCTCTCTGCTGGCGAAGCTCCTGCTGGCCAGCTTTTCGTATTTGTCCTTGTACAGATCCCTCTCCTTGGCCAGCCTGGACACCTCTTGCTTGAGTTGTTCCACTTGGCTCTGGAGCTGACACTTCTCGGTTTCCAGGATATGCCTCTGTTGGACCCTTTTGTACCTGCAGGACTGGGCATAGCCCCTGTTCTTCAAGGTCCTTCTCTTCTGTTTGAGGCGTATTACCTCCTCTTTGCTGAAGCCCCTCAGCTGCCTGTTGAGTTCCCTTACAGACATGCTCACCAGCTGCTCATCCGAGAACCGCTCCTCCAGCCTGAGGTGGTGgttgtgatggtggtggtgatgatgatgaacCTGGTGGTGatgcccagatggtgccaattCATCCCCCGGGTACTGCTGGCCCCTGAAGCCTTCATAGctctggtggtggtggtgatggtggtggGGATTCCCTATAAGAGCCTCCACAGCATCTTCTGGGGTCAAGTTCAGGGCTTCGGGGTTGATATGATGCTGGTAGTTAGACATCCAGTACAGGTCCTCCAGCTGAGGTTTGTTGGCAGGGTTGGGGTTGTTGGGGTTCACGCCGGATTGGGCCCCAGGGCTTGGGGCACAGAAGCTGGGGGAAGAAGGCACAGATGAGCAAGGGGTGCTGATGGGGGTGGACGAAAGAGATCCTGGGGGCAGGCGGTGGCAGAACCTCTCAGCTTCTGGGGGCTCCTTCTTGACCTCAAATTTCATCAGATCGAAGTCATTGACATACTCTATGGCGAGGGGACTGTTGGGGAGCTCTGTGCTCATGGCCAGATCTGAGGCCATCTCAGTCCATATAAGAGCTGTCACTGTCACTGAGGGCAGTTCTGGAGCTCCACGccccctccctggtgtctgTACAGAGCAGCCTGAAGAAGGGCAGCCCTGGGACTCTGTGCTCAGTCTCTGCTGAGCTCTGGCACCAGCTGGGAGCTCCTTGCTCTGGGCGCTCTGACAGCCACCCCCTGAGCTCGCCCTCTCTCTCTGGTCCTGGGGTAATTGCTGATGACTGCAAAACCCCAAGCAGTGTCAGATGGCTGTGGGGGGGAGagctgctccagtcctgctttctcttctctctctgtcAGCCTCCAGATGGAGGAAAGTTGCAGCTTCTTCTTATTGTAAGTTTGCTGTGAGGTTGTGCAGCAGTTGAGCCTCCTTGGAGCAGTGGCTGGGGCAGTTAGTGCTGCCCCCTGTCCTGGTGCATGCcactctctgcctctctctctctgtctgtctcttttatttattttggggcaGTCCTCCCCTCTGGCTTATTGCTGAGTGTCTGCAGCTCTCTCAGTGCCGGACGCAGTCTGTGCCTCTACTGGAGGGCTCAATGGAGCACTCTGCCCTTTAACAAGGCAACGTGCCTGGCCACGCCCTGCAAGGTGTGGGAATCCCGTCGGGGGCCAATCACAGAGACCTATTCaatgaaacatttacatatcTCTGTGGCAACCGAAGTGACTGGCTGTCAATCTCCTGGAGGGAACAGCTGGAAGGGAGAAAAAAGCGGAACGCGAGCCCTCTAGTGGTGATCTGTGAGTACTGCAAGGACAGGTATCATACATCGTTACaaagagatagatagatggatagatagatagatagatagatagatagatagatagatagatagatagatagatagatagatagatagatagatagatagatagatagatagacagacagacagatagatagatagatagatagatagatagatagatagacggatagatagatagatgatagatggatagatagatagatagatagatagatagatagacagacagatagatagatagatagatagatagacggatagatagatgatagatagatagatagatagatagatggacagATGGACAGatggatagacggatagatagatgatagataaatgatagatagatagatagatagatagatagatagatatagatagaaagatagatagatagagggatagatagagggatagatagatagatagatagatagatagatagatagatagatagatagatagatagatagagatagatggatagatggatagatagatagatagatagatagatagatagatagatagatagatagatagatagataatagatagatagataatagaaagATAGAGGGATAGATTCGACAGATTGATAGACATatggatagacagatagatagatagatagatagatagatagatagatggatagatagatagatagatgatggatagatagatagatagatagatagacagacagacagacagatagatagatagatagatagatagatagatagatagatagatagatagacggatagatagatgatagatagataatagatggatggatagataggtGGATAgacaatagatagatagatagatagatagatagatagatagatagatagatagatagatccgCAGATGATAGAATTGGATAGAtaatatccattgtacagcgctccagaatatgatggcgctatataaagcaataaataataatagattttgtgtattatatctgtatataaatgtaaaattcctGAGCGGAATGAAAGGTTtgcagtagggctgcaacaactaatcgataaaatcgataataatcgacaatgaaattcgttggcaacgaatttcattatcgattagttgaatcgattattatcgattataaaatgagggttttttcctagcaaacgctctgaaaaatccccctcattatataatccgtttagtctgactcaccgtctcacagcagcagctcctacttactccccctccctgtaatcactgtgacaactggccccgccccttccttctccaggccagaaccacacggctgtgacactcatctaactgtaagtatatgtacatatatatatatataatataatataatatatgtgtgtgtgtgtatatatatatataatgtgtgtgtgtgtgtgtgtatatatatatatatatatatatatttgggctactgaaagttaggggaggtgggggttaatttaggggcagttatggttagtggggtgtttagggttaatttaggggcagttatggttaattgggtgtttagggttaatttaggggcagctgtggttaatggggtgtttggggttaatttgaggcagttgtggttaatggtgtgtttagggttaatttaggggatgctgtggttgatggggtctttagggttaatttaggggatgctgtggttaagggggtgttaagggttaatttaggggcagttatggttaatggggagattagggttaatttaggggaatctaaatcctgggggcagtgaagtgacatatctggggtataaggcatatacagtatataaggcatatgtggggagggcagtgtggcatgtctggggaggacggagtggtgtatcagggtgtataaggcatatctgggggtagagtggcatatctgggggtagagaagtggcatgtctgggaggcagggtggcatgtctggggaggatggagtggggtatcaggggatataaggcgtatcaggcacagttgcagatgtgggaggcagcgtggagtggcagatgtgggaggcagcgtggcatatgtgggaggcattgtggagtggcagatgtgggaggcagcatggcgtggcatatgtggggagggcagggtggcatgtctggggaggctggagtggtgtttcagggggtataaggcgtatcaggcacagtggcatgtgggggggtagagtggcgtggcagatgtgggaggcagcgtggagtggtatatgctggaggcagcgtggtatatgtgggaggcagcgtggtatatgtgggggtagagtggagtggtatatgtgggaggcagcgtggagtgctgtggtaggcagcgtggcatatgtgggggggcagcacggcatgtctgggaggcagcgtagcaagcctgggctcaaatgtgcatatattggggggctggttgggaaataaagacaagaaatgtattatcaaagtttttttattctgctgtttgtatttaacatcatttgtttagtaaattattttaaataaatgaaaaatgtacattcattttttttatccgattaatcgattaatcgaaaaaataatcggccaactaatcgattattaaaataatcgttagttgcagccctagtttgcAGATTTGAGACGCGTTTACACCgtatagaaatagaaataaaagtGAATCTGGTGCCGTGTGGAGAAATACATTAAAGGCACAGCGCAGATATACAGACAGCGGCCCTCGGGTGCCAGCGTCGGTTTCGGGAGCGTGGCGTTTATAATAATTCTGGGTTGGGTGTTGGGGCTCGGGGATGACGAATGGGAGCGCTTTACGAGGGGACCGCCGAGGTGTTCATCAAACCATATCCATCGTGCGGGACGTTTAAACACATAAAGGGGCAAAGGAGAGGAGAAGACTTACAACAAGAGACCCGAATCTAACACCTGAGGCTGaggtggaatggaaggaagttttactttactgagagggaggtggatatgtggagcagcctccagcagaagtggtagagggtaataaagcaaggggattaaacatgcacagaATAGACACATTAAGGAGAATTTGGCTAAAGTGACAAATCAGCGGCAAAAACTCAGGAAACTgccttatttttgttaatactaTATTTTAACCAACCTGCCCTGGAGCTTATTACCCCCGGGGTATTTATGAGAAGCAGGTACCCCAACCCTGGCTCCAGGTGAGAAGAATGCAGAGGGGGTGTTAAGGTTTCGGCCGAATCGATATAAATAAATCGTTAATTACcgttaaataatgtaaatgaaaCGTAAGGAATTGTTATTTCTGACCCGTTTTTGGCATGTTTTGTATCACTGAGCCTCCCGCTGAGCCGGTAGCGAGACGGCCCCAGCTTGGGGTAACTTCGCAGAGTTAATGCCCCCCTGCGGAGGTCACACATTAGTCAGGGGGGTCTATGGAGCAGGCGGTTGCTGCGCTTCCTCTTCTGCCCTATTTAACAGGCACCGTGTGATTGACAGCTGAGCTCTGTCACGGAGTTGGGGGCTCCGGTGCGCGGATTCTTTACGTCTCGGGGGAAATGTGGCAGATCGTGGCTGGACAGCGCGGGATGGTAgaaacccgccggcagatcagccccatccTGTCACCgtttctaccacctctgctgggaggctgttccattgatctacccctctcagtaaagatatggtacagcatgcGGGAAATTCTtatttggggtaaaaaaagCAAACTTATTGATCAATAAAAGAGGGTTTATTATACCAATTATACATTAAGTGACCCTGGCGGTGTGCGGCCCCCCACGTCTCCAACCCTCGGGGTAAGAGAAACATCCTCTCCCCGGATCCTCAGGAGGAACTCGAAGCCAGAGCCCGGCTTGCAGGGTCCGTTTTGGAATGTGGCAATTTGCTGTCGAATGCCCCGCCGCAGGCCGCCCGGCTAGAACGCCCTCGAGGTTTTTATTGTAGGGTTAGTTTCTAAGGCGCCGTTTTACTTTAAAAGGGTCTGTTTTGTTTCAACAACCTGTGCTCAAGCAGGACTATATTCCATGGAATAAGAGAATTGCGCTGCAGGTGTAGTTTCCCATCAGAGTGATCGGTAATCGCTTTTAAGTCTGCGGTTCGGAGACGGGTCTAAGCGGGGGAAGGGAGCCGGGAAGCTTCTCAGTAAGGGGGTTACTTTCCGGGGGCGAGCACATGTGATGCCCCCCCCGACGGGAACCCAGCCAGCATCCCGGTGTCTTCACTGAAGGGCCCGTCCTCTACAGCCCATAGCAAGGAGATGAAATCATTGGAGAATAACGGCCTTCACATCCTCTGCGGAGCTCAGACCGATACACGGGGGGCCCGGGAGGGTCTGACCGCGAAGCACACGGAGCTCCAGGGCCACAGAGTAGTGAGGGGGCCGCAGTCCCCATCCTGTGGTGGACCTTGTTGATTAGTAGTCTCTGAGCTGCCGCCATAACCTGCGCGGCCTGTGAGCTCCGGGGTAATGTGAGGAGCCGTCAGACGCCAGCAGAGAGGAGCCGCTCTACAGCAGGGATGGAGATTACCGGAATAATCCAGTCAGAGCGGCTCCTCAGTGTCCATCTCCACCCAAACAGGAGGAGTGGGAGGAGTTTAGGGCACACAATGGTTGGCTGTTCAGCCTGCTTCCTGCGCTTCATTTCCTTTCCCTCCGTTTCTGTGTCACAAGCTGCGCAGGAGCCGGTACCCTGCTGGGGAGAGACCTGGAGCCCCCAGACAGCAAGGAAGTCCAATGGCTGACTGGAACTCGGGTGCAGTTTagagtttttcctcccctgtgctgTGTTATTACACATTAGCTATCTGCCAATTGTCCTGTTACTAACCTAACAGTCTTGACCAGGAGTGTATGTGACCTTGGGTCAGGTAGGACGTAATGGGATAGCCAGGGTGTGAGACCCAGagaaacgcccccccccccggagagttcccaggtttggGGATATAAACGACATCATGAAATGAGGAGGAATCCGCGATcggctggggttttttttgttttattttacattatattttattaatgttggGAGCAAAAAAAGGGGGGCAAATTCCTTAATCTCACCTTTCCCCATCAGTGCTTTTCTCACTGTTTGGAATCCTtacttgaacacaggtgatATCATTCAGAATATCGCTACCTCCTGACAAGTCTCGCTTTCCCATAAGGACCATTTGGCTGCCACCATAAGCGGTGATAAATTCTACATCGTGGgctgttaaggggttaatacgtgATTAGCAGATGTTAACTATTTGTGGACCCGGAATCTCCTTTTGAGCGGAATGGACGAAGAAAGGATATTTCCCATCAGAAGGAATCCCGTTTCTCCCCCTCCCTGCTTcctttctctccctcctccaTCCTTTCACCCGCTCATCTTCTTCCTCCGTACCCCCCCGTATCTCTCCCTCTCCCAGCAGCTGTCGGGTCACCCTTAGAGAGATCGGCGGCTCGTGAGTTTAATCGCCTCCCTGGGCCCTGCGTGTCTCTGAGATCCCT encodes:
- the MAFA gene encoding transcription factor MafA; its protein translation is MASDLAMSTELPNSPLAIEYVNDFDLMKFEVKKEPPEAERFCHRLPPGSLSSTPISTPCSSVPSSPSFCAPSPGAQSGVNPNNPNPANKPQLEDLYWMSNYQHHINPEALNLTPEDAVEALIGNPHHHHHHHQSYEGFRGQQYPGDELAPSGHHHQVHHHHHHHHNHHLRLEERFSDEQLVSMSVRELNRQLRGFSKEEVIRLKQKRRTLKNRGYAQSCRYKRVQQRHILETEKCQLQSQVEQLKQEVSRLAKERDLYKDKYEKLASRSFASRETPAQPNPGKGSSDFFM